From a region of the Fusarium verticillioides 7600 chromosome 9, whole genome shotgun sequence genome:
- a CDS encoding acetolactate synthase I/II/III large subunit produces MLRTRQAAKAIRAVANARSFTTTSAVASVHTSKKVASSRNQSTAAAPARDIPSPGFNVEKNQSNVQPLVNPRKNDMDESFIGKTGGEIFHEMMLRHGVKHIFGYPGGAILPVFDAIYNSKHFDFILPRHEQGAGHMAEGYARASGKPGVVLVTSGPGATNVITPMQDALSDGTPMVVFTGQVVTTAIGSDAFQEADVVGISRACTKWNVMVKNVAELPRRINEAFEIATSGRPGPVLVDLPKDVTAGVLRRAIPTETALPSLPSAASRAAMDVTKKQLEGALQRVGNLVNKAKKPIIYAGQGIILSEGGPEILKELADKSSIPVTTTLQGLGAYDELDEKSLHMLGMHGSAYANMAMQEADLIIALGARFDDRVTLSIAKFAPGAKAAAAEGRGGIVHFEIMPKNINKVVQATEAIEGDVATNLKELLPLIESKTMDDRKEWFNKINEWKKKWPLTDYERAERSGLIKPQTLIEELSNLVADRKDQTYIATGVGQHQMWTAQHFRWRHPRSMITSGGLGTMGYGLPAAIGAKVAQPDALVIDIDGDASFNMTLTELSTAAQFNIGVKVIVLNNEEQGMVTQWQNIFYEDRYAHTHQSNPDFIKLAEAMRVQNRRVSKPEDVVDALKWLINTDGPALLEVVTDKKVPVLPMVPVGSGLHEFLVFDGAKDKKRRELMRERTCGLHG; encoded by the exons ATGCTCCGAACTCGCCAGGCCGCAAAGGCCATCCGGGCCGTCGCCAATGCCCGATCCTTCACCACCACATCAGCCGTTGCCTCCGTTCACACTTCAAAGAAGGTCGCCAGTTCCAGGAATCAATCTACTGCTGCTGC ACCTGCACGCGATATCCCCAGCCCAGGATTCAATGTCGAGAAGAACCAGAGCAATGTCCAGCCTCTGGTCAACCCCCGGAAAAACGACATGGATGAGTC TTTCATTGGAAAGACTGGTGGTGAAATCTTCCACGAGATGATGCTCCGACATGGTGTGAAACACATCT TTGGATACCCTGGCGGTGCCATTCTCCCCGTTTTCGATGCCATCTACAACTCAAAGCACTTCGATTTTATCCTCCCTCGCCACGAGCAAGGTGCTGGCCACATGGCTGAGGGTTATGCCCGAGCTTCTGGCAAGCCCGGTGTCGTTCTCGTCACATCCGGTCCCGGTGCTACAAATGTCATCACACCTATGCAGGATGCTCTGTCTGACGGTACCCCCATGGTTGTCTTCACCGGTCAGGTCGTGACAACTGCCATTGGTAGTGATGCTTTCCAAGAGGCCGATGTTGTCGGTATCTCCCGTGCATGCACCAAGTGGAATGTCATGGTCAAGAACGTTGCCGAACTTCCTCGACGCATCAACGAAGCTTTCGAGATCGCTACCAGCGGCCGCCCCGGTCCCGTCCTCGTCGATCTTCCCAAGGATGTCACTGCCGGTGTCCTACGGAGAGCTATCCCTACTGAGACTGCTCTGCCTTCTCTGCCTAGCGCCGCTTCCCGCGCTGCTATGGAtgtgaccaagaagcagctcgaggGTGCCCTCCAGCGCGTCGGcaacctcgtcaacaaggccaagaagcccatCATCTATGCTGGTCAGGGTATCATCCTTTCCGAGGGTGGTCCCGAGatcctcaaggagctcgcTGACAAGTCCTCCATCCCCGTTACCACTACTCTCCAGGGTCTAGGTGCCTACGACGAACTCGACGAGAAGTCCCTGCACATGCTTGGTATGCACGGTTCTGCTTACGCCAACATGGCCATGCAGGAGGCCGATCTTATCATCGCTCTCGGTGCCCGATTCGACGACCGTGTTACTCTGAGCATTGCCAAGTTCGCCCCTGGTGCCAAggccgctgctgctgagggccGTGGCGGTATCGTCCACTTTGAGATCATgcccaagaacatcaacaaggttgtTCAAGCAACTGAGGCCATCGAGGGTGATGTCGCCACCAATCTGAAGGAGCTTCTGCCTCTGATTGAGTCCAAGACCATGGACGACCGCAAGGAGtggttcaacaagatcaacgagtggaagaagaagtggccCCTGACCGACTACGAGCGTGCTGAGCGCTCTGGTCTCATCAAGCCCCAGACTCTGATTGAGGAGCTCAGCAACCTCGTTGCGGACCGCAAGGACCAGACTTATATCGCCACTGGTGTCGGTCAACATCAAATGTGGACTGCCCAGCACTTCCGATGGAGACACCCCAGATCCATGATCACCTctggtggtcttggtacCATGGGCTACGGTCTACCTGCTGCCATTGGTGCCAAGGTTGCCCAGCCTGATGCTCTTGTTATTGACATCGACGGTGACGcttccttcaacatgacCCTGACTGAGCTTTCCACTGCTGCCCAGTTCAACATTGGTGTCAAGGTCATTGTTCTTAACAACGAGGAGCAGGGTATGGTCACACAGTGGCAGAACATCTTCTACGAGGATCGATATGCCCACACTCACCAGAGCAACCccgacttcatcaagctcgccgaGGCCATGCGCGTCCAAAACCGACGTGTCTCGAAACCTGAGGACGTTGTTGATGCCCTGAAgtggctcatcaacaccgaCGGCCCTGCTCTGCTGGAGGTCGTCACCGACAAGAAGGTCCCTGTCCTGCCCATGGTGCCTGTCGGTTCCGGTCTACATGAGTTCCTCGTCTTTGACGGAG ctaaggacaagaagagacgTGAGCTGATGAGAGAGCGTACCTGCGGTCTGCACGGCTAA